In Harmonia axyridis chromosome 6, icHarAxyr1.1, whole genome shotgun sequence, a single window of DNA contains:
- the LOC123681767 gene encoding thioredoxin domain-containing protein 11 → MSSAYSEPHLEDTSSLDGHENNDKDEKNRNISKSEQKDKVKKNLKNKYLNKMFYLLKEFLIMVVVAIAYAAITNEPPKVSKSPAAYRFFPEDAYVTDWYRGEISDAINQARSADIAFVMFYAPWDAECQHARKEFQTVARFMHQQITFSAVNCWQPGSECKTQYSKVNKWPILIAYPTHGRGVQYNGPLVAAHMMAFLKKLISPFSKEETIDLMSQHDVVVTGNVYAGPFSRDFNIFYQVALRLLERDPLQEIAVTVETQTEYNLPELHIQMWNETLIYPYSEWEIESILNWILKNVHHLTTWISPSGSKSISLSSYLQPGPALILFTPRNPLATHSDYYSMLRAFAFDYNSCGVDQIINKLISIFHKKIQSDRKERYMQYLKLIEECSLKKFKVKRVTSANLWSNISYCLDMRYLRESLHQNNNNMINYFGGMKMLCSRFLANFDYGYEVPEIARFISDNIVYKTSKLSDIPDYRSPKNLKKAMRIEICKTLLIAQKYQHLAFSSELYNDDVVGGFDVKGLKCKTNRTLTFIAMDSLRYHHYAEKLGIDLSKRPNKTAVVILDDKMESHYIMSGEVTESNLRNYVYNYTKGSLKRALSSLASVRSESTHSYSNNRDCNFDNAEFGVRELSATNFLETISQTNKAVIIFYYSKQCSFCNGISYTFLTIAKYFATVQELLFARVDGDLNLLPWEYTMETYPTILFIPANQVSESRVFPMDMPINLQNLIGFILANLQTSLRLEAMWTLCDKAKFNPDVMDCFLSVRLQISQTIDRTLQEWRTSHNEEKSLLSLKLQHLHDLHNLFLQYPHNVTLAENLFAKLKLIEMQPPETTI, encoded by the exons ATGTCATCTGCGTACTCAGAACCCCATCTGGAGGATACGTCGTCTTTGGACGGCCACGAAAACAATGATAAGGacgaaaaaaacagaaatatttcaaagtcTGAACAGAAAGACAaggttaaaaaaaatttgaaaaataagtatctcaataaaatgttttatttattgaagGAGTTCCTTATCATGGTAGTAGTTGCCATAGCATATGCTGCTATTACAAATGA ACCTCCAAAAGTTAGTAAAAGCCCAGCAGCTTATAGGTTCTTTCCTGAGGATGCTTATGTAACGGATTGGTATCGGGGAGAGATAAGTGATGCCATCAACCAAGCAAGAAGTGCCGATATAGCCTTTGTTATGTTTTATGCCCCATGGGACGCAGAATGTCAACATGCAAGGAAAGAATTTCAG ACAGTAGCCAGGTTTATGCATCAACAAATTACATTCTCAGCAGTTAATTGCTGGCAACCAGGTAGTGAATGTAAAACTCAATACAGTAAGGTGAACAAGTGGCCAATTTTAATTGCTTATCCTACACATGGTAGAGGAGTTCAATATAATGGTCCTCTTGTAGCTGCACATATGATGgcttttttaaaaaaacttatttCACCTTTCTCAAAGGAAGAAACCATTGATTTGATGTCTCAACACGAT GTAGTTGTGACTGGTAATGTATATGCTGGCCCATTCAGTAGagacttcaatattttttatcaagTGGCTCTTAGGTTACTAGAAAGAGACCCATTACAAGAAATAGCTGTAACTGTTGAAACACAAACTGAATACAATCTTCCCGAGCTCCATATCCAAATGTGGAATGAGACTTTG atTTACCCATATTCGGAATGGGAAATCGAATCCATTTTGAATTGGATTTTAAAGAATGTTCATCATTTAACGACATGGATATCACCAAGTGGATCTAAAAGCATATCTTTATCGAGTTATCTCCAACCTGGGCCTGCCTTGATACTATTCACTCCCAGAAATCCATTAGCAACTCATAGTGATTACTATAGTATG TTGAGAGCATTTGCCTTTGATTACAATAGTTGTGGTGTTGATCAAATAATCAATAAACTAATATcaatatttcataagaaaattcaAAGCGATAGAAAAG aaagaTATATGCAGTATCTTAAACTCATTGAGGAGTGTAGCCTGAAGAAGTTCAAAGTGAAACGTGTTACCTCAGCCAATCTTTGGAGTAACATTTCATATTGTTTGGATATGAGGTACCTAAGAGAGAGTTTgcatcaaaataataataacatgatAAACTACTTTGGTGGAATGAAAATGTTATGTTCGAGGTTTCTTGCAAATTTCGATTATGGTTACGAAGTTCCAGAAATCGCCAGATTTATTAGTGATAATATTGTATATAAGACATCTAAATTGAGTG aTATACCTGACTACAGATCTccgaaaaatctaaaaaaagcAATGAGAATAGAAATATGTAAGACACTGCTTATTGCTCAAAAATACCAGCATCTGGCATTTTCTAGTGAATTATATAACGATGATGTGGTGGGGGGTTTCGATGTCAAAGGACTGAAGTGCAAGACAAATAGAACACTCACTTTCATTGCCATGGATAGTTTGCGTTATCACCATTATGCAGAAAAATTGGGTATAGATTTATCTAAAAGACCTAATAAAACAGCAGTGGTGATATTGGACGATAAG ATGGAATCTCATTATATAATGTCCGGTGAGGTTACTGAAAGTAATTTAAGGAATTATGTATATAATTACACTAAAGGTTCACTCAAACGTGCCTTGAGCTCTTTGGCTTCTGTCAGATCAGAAAGTACACACTCTTATTCAAACAATCGTGATTGCAATTTCGACAATGCCGAATTCGGTGTGAGAGAGCTATCAGCTACTAATTTCTTGGAAACCATTTCTCAGACTAATAAG GCTGTGATAATTTTCTACTATTCAAAGCAGTGTTCATTTTGCAACGGTATTTCATATACTTTCTTGACCATTGCGAAATATTTCGCAACTGTTCAAGAACTTCTATTCGCGAGAGTGGATGGCGATTTAAATTTGTTACCTTGGGAGTATACAATGGAAACATATCCTACAATTTTGTTTATTCCTGCCAACCA GGTTTCAGAAAGTAGAGTATTTCCAATGGATATGCCAATAAATTtgcaaaatttgattggttTCATCTTGGCCAATTTACAAACCTCCCTTAGGTTAGAGGCTATGTGGACACTTTGTGACAAGGCCAAG tttaatcCTGATGTTATGGACTGTTTTTTATCTGTAAGACTGCAAATATCTCAAACCATAGATAGGACTCTTCAAGAATGGAGAACTTCACataatgaagaaaaatcattattatcaCTAAAGCTCCAACATTTACACGATTTAcataatttatttctacaatatCCACACAATGTGACTTTAGCGGAAAACTTATTCGCTAAACTCAAATTGATAGAGATGCAACCACCCGAGACAACAATTTGA